One genomic region from Nitrospira sp. encodes:
- a CDS encoding peptidoglycan DD-metalloendopeptidase family protein, whose product MSISFAILLWCLAVGGGWTSAAGAANDPISEKIERERRTLDQLKDKIEEKRKRAEEAEKKRESVLQGIQSLDERLVHHRQDHHEISKQLRRKDRELEEITDRLGAMRTSIDARREAILARLRVQYMEGRFGRVRVLLTADSYGNFQRRGQYLSAVSHKDYELLKTFRADMERMEQAEHQRTEARAGLIAFKLNIEKKLVDIRALQREKKVYLAKITHEKDSYNRTVEELQRSASRVDALLHDLETRRRAMALHPPTASPLAHGVRGTLPWPAEGKVVSFFGRQKHPTFNTYVQRKGIEIRTEEGSFIHAVMTGNVVYADWLKGYGLVIILDHANGFFSLYAHASKILAKAGEQVAEGQPIGETGDTGVIGENTLYFELREGAEPVDPLHWLARR is encoded by the coding sequence ATGAGCATCTCCTTCGCCATCCTACTCTGGTGTCTTGCGGTGGGAGGAGGGTGGACATCTGCAGCTGGTGCGGCGAATGATCCGATCTCTGAAAAAATTGAGCGAGAGCGGAGGACTCTTGATCAGCTGAAGGACAAGATCGAAGAGAAGCGGAAACGAGCGGAGGAAGCAGAAAAGAAACGAGAATCGGTTCTGCAGGGCATCCAATCCCTCGATGAACGACTGGTGCATCATCGGCAAGATCATCATGAGATCAGCAAGCAACTGAGACGGAAGGATCGGGAGCTCGAAGAGATTACGGACCGGCTTGGGGCGATGCGAACCAGCATTGATGCACGACGTGAGGCCATTCTTGCCCGGCTCCGCGTGCAGTACATGGAAGGACGGTTCGGTCGTGTGAGGGTGCTCTTAACGGCGGACTCATACGGTAATTTTCAACGTCGCGGACAATACCTCTCTGCCGTTTCACACAAGGACTACGAATTGCTGAAGACGTTCCGAGCCGATATGGAGCGGATGGAGCAGGCGGAGCATCAGCGCACCGAGGCCAGAGCCGGACTGATCGCCTTCAAGCTGAACATCGAGAAGAAACTGGTCGATATCCGAGCGCTTCAGAGGGAGAAAAAGGTCTATCTGGCGAAGATCACGCACGAAAAGGATTCCTACAACCGCACAGTCGAAGAACTGCAGCGTTCCGCCTCGCGAGTGGATGCCCTGTTGCATGATTTGGAAACGCGCCGACGTGCCATGGCCCTGCACCCTCCGACGGCTTCACCCTTGGCGCATGGAGTGAGAGGCACGCTACCTTGGCCGGCCGAGGGCAAAGTCGTGTCGTTTTTCGGGCGTCAGAAACACCCGACGTTCAATACCTATGTCCAGCGCAAAGGCATCGAAATCCGAACCGAGGAGGGAAGCTTCATCCATGCCGTCATGACCGGAAACGTCGTCTATGCGGACTGGTTGAAAGGATACGGACTCGTTATAATCTTAGATCACGCCAACGGGTTTTTCTCACTGTATGCGCACGCGTCCAAGATTCTGGCCAAAGCGGGTGAACAGGTTGCCGAAGGTCAGCCTATCGGGGAGACCGGGGACACGGGCGTGATTGGAGAAAATACTTTATACTTCGAGCTACGTGAAGGGGCCGAGCCGGTCGATCCGCTCCACTGGCTGGCAAGACGATAA
- a CDS encoding S41 family peptidase — MEQQLRRKSWVVGPMIALALLCGVVIGKGWERTGHAGETYEELKTFSEVLNQVQKHYVDETKPKDLIQGAIRGMLSTLDPHSAYMTPEMYKEMQVETRGEFGGVGIQIGVKDNRLAVIAPIEGTPAHRAGIKAGDFIIKVNDDTTKDLTLMDAVQKMRGPKGSKVNLTIQRDGTADPLVFTLVRDTIKIESVKSKVIDNLGYVRLTQFQEATGRDLSKAIRQFKDQKVHGTILDLRNNPGGLLTAAVDVSEQFLPSGKLVVYTKSREGKKDEWFAKSKDQLEDLPVIVLVNEGSASASEIVAGALQDWGRAVVVGTTSFGKGSVQTILALGDGSGLRLTTAKYYTPKGRSIQSTGIIPDIVVKLPLPVLAKVPDGKSAEKDQEVKAVKPPTGKDASPPTGKSPDEASPKNGTGQQSLPAEAGGELSLEQDVQLQKAVELLKSWKIFKELKSS, encoded by the coding sequence ATGGAACAGCAGCTGCGGCGGAAGTCTTGGGTGGTCGGACCGATGATCGCGCTCGCCCTGCTCTGCGGAGTTGTCATCGGGAAAGGCTGGGAGCGAACCGGTCACGCCGGTGAAACCTATGAGGAGCTCAAAACCTTCTCCGAGGTCTTGAATCAGGTTCAAAAGCATTATGTCGACGAGACGAAGCCGAAGGATCTGATCCAAGGGGCCATTCGCGGCATGCTGTCGACGCTCGATCCCCACTCAGCGTATATGACTCCGGAAATGTATAAGGAGATGCAGGTCGAAACCAGGGGAGAATTCGGTGGAGTCGGCATTCAAATCGGTGTGAAGGACAACCGGCTGGCCGTGATCGCGCCGATCGAAGGCACGCCCGCGCATCGAGCTGGGATCAAAGCAGGCGATTTCATCATTAAAGTCAACGACGACACCACGAAGGATCTGACGTTGATGGATGCTGTCCAGAAGATGCGAGGGCCGAAAGGCAGTAAGGTCAACCTCACCATTCAACGGGATGGGACGGCGGATCCCTTGGTGTTCACTCTCGTCCGGGACACCATCAAAATTGAAAGCGTGAAGTCGAAAGTCATCGACAACCTCGGCTATGTCCGGCTCACTCAATTTCAGGAAGCGACCGGTCGAGACCTTTCGAAAGCGATCAGACAGTTCAAGGATCAGAAGGTCCATGGAACCATTCTCGATCTCCGAAACAATCCCGGCGGTTTGCTGACCGCGGCCGTCGATGTGTCCGAGCAATTTCTTCCCAGCGGGAAGCTGGTGGTGTACACCAAAAGCCGGGAAGGGAAAAAGGACGAATGGTTCGCGAAATCCAAGGATCAACTTGAAGACCTACCGGTCATCGTGCTCGTCAACGAGGGTTCGGCGAGTGCGTCGGAGATCGTAGCCGGGGCGCTGCAAGATTGGGGGCGGGCCGTCGTAGTCGGGACGACCTCGTTCGGAAAAGGGTCGGTGCAGACGATCTTGGCGTTAGGCGATGGTTCGGGGCTTCGCCTCACGACCGCGAAGTACTATACGCCGAAAGGTCGGTCGATCCAGTCGACCGGGATTATTCCGGATATTGTGGTGAAACTGCCGCTGCCGGTGCTTGCCAAGGTGCCTGATGGGAAGTCGGCTGAAAAGGACCAGGAGGTGAAGGCAGTCAAACCACCGACAGGAAAAGATGCATCACCACCGACTGGGAAGTCTCCCGATGAGGCAAGTCCGAAGAACGGCACGGGTCAACAGTCGTTGCCGGCCGAAGCGGGAGGGGAACTCTC